In a genomic window of Myxococcales bacterium:
- a CDS encoding CehA/McbA family metallohydrolase: MGRPPSELPRGPSPGASSSRRGRVAPVVVALAAAAVVGGCRKQARPLAAATLTLRITDGLGGPPVAARVLFWDGDAPLPMGRAELYGGVRQATGSCQLGPRAIGTVAGVLVPDGVATLPVGGGDDCEPSPALPLGRYRVTAWRDFEHELWDGEVTLAAGAAARLDIALERAWQVDGALVADLHVHAARSNDSGVPDTLRAMSQACAGIAVTALSDHASNGDLDAAITAAGLDGVLASIASNELGSDGVHLGVYPVPVAPGPRGGSPDAAALAAMDPAALMAWGRAQPGRPIVQVNHPRFRMYALFDNAGWDGVRWPPPFPLDFDAVEVLAGHTAFNAPGDRRSDQGVRDFYALIAHGAWVTGVGTSDTHHLNGVLDGVARTYVLYDDPRAATVAPFDEAAFVAQVRARRAVATTGPWLDVEVVDVAGGASAGPGQTVIAASGRVRIDVELAQARHVHTDAIRVIVGGVVVRTEPVPRGVRRHRLTLEVPITGPTWIGVDAGGDEPLPTWLTGTYQVEKHRPGVVPFAIINPIRVALPAAAAP, encoded by the coding sequence GTGGGGCGCCCACCGTCCGAGCTGCCGCGAGGTCCATCGCCGGGCGCGTCGTCGTCGAGGCGCGGCCGCGTCGCGCCGGTCGTCGTGGCGCTCGCGGCCGCGGCGGTGGTCGGCGGCTGTCGCAAGCAGGCGCGGCCGCTGGCAGCCGCGACCTTGACCCTGCGCATCACCGACGGCCTCGGCGGCCCGCCGGTCGCGGCCCGGGTGTTGTTCTGGGACGGCGACGCGCCGCTGCCGATGGGCCGGGCCGAGCTCTACGGCGGCGTGCGCCAGGCCACGGGCAGCTGCCAGCTGGGCCCGCGCGCGATCGGCACCGTCGCCGGCGTGCTGGTGCCCGACGGGGTCGCGACCTTGCCGGTCGGCGGCGGCGACGACTGCGAGCCGTCGCCGGCGCTGCCGCTCGGGCGCTACCGCGTGACCGCGTGGCGCGACTTCGAGCACGAGCTCTGGGACGGCGAGGTCACGCTCGCGGCCGGCGCCGCGGCCCGGCTCGACATCGCGCTCGAGCGGGCGTGGCAGGTCGACGGCGCGCTGGTCGCGGACCTGCACGTCCACGCCGCGCGCTCGAACGACTCGGGCGTGCCCGACACCCTGCGGGCGATGAGCCAGGCCTGCGCCGGCATCGCGGTCACGGCGCTGTCCGATCACGCGTCGAACGGCGATCTCGACGCCGCGATCACGGCGGCCGGGCTCGACGGCGTGCTGGCGTCGATCGCGTCCAACGAGCTGGGCAGCGACGGCGTGCACCTGGGCGTGTACCCGGTGCCGGTCGCGCCCGGGCCGCGCGGCGGCAGCCCCGACGCCGCGGCCCTGGCGGCGATGGATCCGGCGGCGCTGATGGCCTGGGGCCGGGCCCAGCCGGGCCGACCGATCGTGCAGGTCAACCACCCGCGCTTCCGCATGTACGCGCTGTTCGACAACGCCGGCTGGGACGGCGTGCGCTGGCCGCCGCCGTTCCCGCTCGACTTCGACGCGGTCGAGGTGCTGGCCGGGCACACCGCGTTCAACGCGCCCGGCGATCGTCGCAGCGATCAGGGGGTGCGCGACTTCTACGCGCTGATCGCCCACGGCGCCTGGGTCACCGGCGTCGGCACCAGCGACACCCACCACCTGAACGGCGTCCTCGACGGCGTCGCGCGCACCTACGTGCTCTACGACGACCCGCGCGCGGCCACGGTCGCGCCGTTCGACGAGGCGGCGTTCGTGGCCCAGGTGCGGGCCCGCCGCGCGGTCGCGACCACCGGCCCGTGGCTCGACGTCGAGGTCGTCGACGTCGCCGGCGGCGCCAGCGCCGGGCCCGGCCAGACCGTGATCGCGGCCAGCGGCCGGGTGCGGATCGACGTCGAGCTGGCCCAGGCGCGGCACGTCCACACCGACGCGATCCGGGTGATCGTCGGCGGCGTGGTGGTGCGGACCGAGCCGGTGCCCCGCGGCGTGCGCCGCCACCGCCTGACGCTCGAGGTGCCGATCACCGGCCCGACCTGGATCGGCGTCGACGCCGGCGGCGACGAGCCGCTGCCGACCTGGCTGACCGGCACCTACCAGGTCGAGAAGCACCGCCCCGGCGTGGTGCCGTTCGCGATCATCAACCCGATCCGGGTGGCGCTGCCCGCGGCGGCCGCGCCGTGA
- the nadB gene encoding L-aspartate oxidase yields MAQLETDYLVLGTGIAGLSFAIDAAEHGRVTIVTKRSAIDTNTNWAQGGVAAVLAPDDSFEQHVADTLTVGDGLCDRAAVERIIAEGPAAVAKLLELGTRLDRNAAGELDLTREGGHSRRRVVHHEDISGREIQRALLAAVTTHPNVTMLEDHIAVDLLSMAKYGGDAACFGAYVLEKATGVVHTIVARATILATGGAGKVYVYTSNPDVATGDGVAMAYRLGAVVSNLEFVQFHPTVLFHPMAKSFLISEALRGEGGKLRLATGERFMDGYHERAELGPRDVVARAIDNELKKSGADSVFLDMTHLEPDFVRARFPNIAERCLALGIDITTQPIPVVPAAHYMCGGVKVDEVGQTTVKNLYAIGEVSWTGLHGACRLASNSLLEGMVYARRAAAHVKDAVAVRPSHITPWQSGDATDSNDAIVVALNWDEIRRFMWSYVGIVRSDKRIDRARRRIELLRDELREYYWNFKITSDMIELRNLALVAHLIIESARRRKESRGLHYTVDYPTKAEVVRDTELQLTNGPAA; encoded by the coding sequence ATGGCGCAGCTGGAGACCGACTACCTCGTGCTCGGTACCGGCATCGCCGGGCTGTCGTTCGCGATCGACGCCGCCGAACACGGCCGGGTCACGATCGTCACCAAGCGCAGCGCGATCGACACCAACACCAACTGGGCCCAGGGCGGCGTGGCCGCGGTGCTGGCCCCCGACGACTCGTTCGAGCAGCACGTCGCCGACACGCTCACGGTCGGCGACGGCCTGTGCGACCGCGCGGCGGTCGAGCGCATCATCGCCGAGGGCCCGGCCGCGGTCGCCAAGCTGCTCGAGCTCGGCACCCGGCTCGATCGCAACGCCGCCGGCGAGCTCGACCTGACCCGCGAGGGCGGCCACTCGCGCCGGCGCGTGGTCCACCACGAGGACATCAGCGGCCGCGAGATCCAGCGCGCGCTCCTGGCCGCGGTCACCACCCACCCCAACGTCACGATGCTCGAGGATCACATCGCGGTCGACCTGCTGAGCATGGCCAAGTACGGCGGCGACGCCGCGTGCTTCGGCGCCTACGTGCTCGAGAAGGCCACCGGCGTCGTCCACACGATCGTCGCGCGCGCCACGATCCTGGCCACCGGCGGCGCCGGCAAGGTCTACGTCTATACGTCCAACCCCGACGTCGCGACCGGCGACGGCGTCGCGATGGCCTACCGGCTCGGCGCGGTGGTCTCGAACCTCGAGTTCGTCCAGTTCCACCCGACCGTGCTGTTCCACCCGATGGCCAAGAGCTTCCTCATCTCCGAGGCGCTGCGCGGCGAGGGCGGCAAGCTGCGCCTGGCGACCGGCGAGCGGTTCATGGACGGCTACCACGAGCGGGCCGAGCTGGGGCCGCGCGACGTCGTCGCCCGCGCCATCGACAACGAGCTCAAGAAGTCGGGCGCCGACTCGGTGTTCCTCGACATGACCCACCTCGAGCCCGACTTCGTGCGGGCCCGCTTCCCCAACATCGCCGAGCGGTGCCTGGCGCTCGGCATCGACATCACGACCCAGCCGATCCCGGTGGTGCCGGCCGCGCACTACATGTGCGGCGGGGTCAAGGTCGACGAGGTCGGCCAGACCACGGTCAAGAACCTGTACGCGATCGGCGAGGTGTCGTGGACCGGGCTCCACGGCGCGTGCCGGCTGGCGTCGAACTCGCTGCTCGAGGGCATGGTCTACGCCCGCCGCGCCGCCGCCCACGTCAAGGACGCGGTCGCGGTCCGCCCCAGCCACATCACGCCGTGGCAGTCGGGCGACGCCACCGACTCCAACGACGCGATCGTCGTCGCGCTCAACTGGGACGAGATCCGCCGGTTCATGTGGTCGTACGTCGGCATCGTCCGCTCCGACAAGCGCATCGACCGCGCCCGCCGCCGCATCGAGCTCCTGCGCGACGAGCTGCGCGAGTACTACTGGAACTTCAAGATCACGAGCGACATGATCGAGCTGCGCAACCTCGCGCTGGTCGCGCACCTGATCATCGAGAGCGCGCGCCGGCGCAAGGAGTCGCGCGGCCTGCACTACACGGTCGACTACCCGACCAAGGCCGAGGTCGTGCGCGACACCGAGCTGCAGCTGACCAACGGCCCCGCGGCGTAG
- a CDS encoding radical SAM protein has translation MRLGPISVGDDVGGGRVVAIARAAGEAIVTVELAGGQPLAFALTRTVTRRGPFAALPALTYRATALPFAGFAAVGAALATRLAPAWPAVLDEAAAPTSWPDAIRALGDDPWATRALVDLLPAEALARRACVAPWTRLEYGRRDQYGPCCADFQAAPALGHADPLTLWRSPHLREFRRALAAPRPPSTCRATCPRLVGRSDTLAGMIVRGGPPAFLANQIGAVTAILDGDDDPPTTPLELVCSATSYCNYDCLMCSHGELGSLADELPAAFYAALAPLLPGLNRLEVLGGEPLASPVLREVLAGPLLATAPHVEVALTTNGSYLTPTELARYRHVRLGHVTVSLNAATAATYAAVNRGLPLARVRAHLDALLAAHRAHRNPVAITYSMVLLRGNVHELEAFAALAEADDVAVRFMLPMGDRNHASILCDPAAMRAAVAGLTAVAARLRARGRAGEALRVDGEAGVLTERLRRGLVRALPD, from the coding sequence GTGCGCCTGGGTCCGATCTCGGTCGGCGACGACGTCGGCGGCGGCCGCGTCGTCGCGATCGCGCGCGCGGCGGGCGAGGCCATCGTCACCGTCGAGCTGGCCGGTGGCCAGCCGCTCGCGTTCGCGCTCACCAGGACGGTGACACGCCGCGGCCCGTTCGCCGCGCTGCCGGCCCTGACCTACCGCGCGACCGCGCTGCCGTTCGCCGGGTTCGCCGCGGTCGGCGCGGCGCTGGCGACCCGGCTGGCGCCGGCGTGGCCCGCGGTGCTCGACGAAGCGGCCGCGCCGACGTCCTGGCCCGACGCCATCCGCGCGCTCGGCGACGATCCGTGGGCGACGCGCGCGCTCGTCGACCTGCTGCCCGCCGAGGCGCTGGCGCGGCGGGCCTGCGTCGCGCCGTGGACCCGGCTCGAGTACGGCCGCCGCGATCAATACGGGCCGTGCTGCGCCGACTTCCAGGCCGCGCCCGCGCTCGGCCACGCCGATCCGCTGACCTTGTGGCGGTCGCCGCACCTGCGCGAGTTCCGGCGCGCGCTGGCCGCGCCGCGGCCGCCGTCGACCTGCCGCGCGACCTGCCCGCGCCTGGTCGGGCGCTCCGACACGCTCGCGGGCATGATCGTCCGCGGCGGCCCACCGGCGTTCCTGGCCAACCAGATCGGCGCCGTCACCGCGATCCTCGACGGCGACGACGATCCGCCGACCACGCCGCTCGAGCTGGTGTGCTCGGCGACGAGCTACTGCAACTACGACTGCTTGATGTGCAGCCACGGCGAGCTCGGCTCGCTCGCCGACGAGCTGCCGGCGGCGTTCTACGCCGCGCTGGCGCCGCTCTTGCCCGGGCTCAACCGCCTCGAGGTGCTCGGCGGCGAGCCGCTGGCGTCGCCGGTGCTGCGCGAGGTCCTGGCCGGGCCGCTCCTGGCGACCGCGCCCCACGTCGAGGTCGCGCTCACGACCAACGGCTCGTACCTGACGCCGACCGAGCTGGCGCGCTACCGCCACGTCCGCCTCGGTCACGTCACCGTCAGCCTCAACGCCGCCACCGCCGCGACCTACGCCGCGGTCAACCGCGGCCTCCCGCTGGCGCGCGTGCGCGCGCACCTCGACGCGCTGCTCGCCGCGCACCGCGCCCACCGCAACCCGGTCGCGATCACCTACAGCATGGTGCTGCTCCGCGGCAACGTGCACGAGCTCGAGGCGTTCGCCGCGCTGGCCGAGGCCGACGACGTCGCGGTGCGGTTCATGCTGCCGATGGGCGATCGCAACCACGCGAGCATCCTGTGCGACCCGGCGGCGATGCGCGCCGCAGTCGCCGGGCTGACCGCGGTCGCGGCCCGGCTGCGCGCGCGCGGGCGCGCGGGCGAGGCCCTGCGCGTCGACGGCGAGGCCGGCGTGCTGACCGAGCGCCTGCGCCGGGGCCTGGTCCGGGCCCTGCCCGATTGA
- a CDS encoding phenylacetate--CoA ligase family protein: MPARSSLRGVAWPAIPDPAAARVQALAWQLDQSQWWSPARLAAHQDQQLAELLRHAATSPHYQATFAAAGCAFTGAAPTADAWARVPIASRAELVAAGDALLSRAYPAQHGAVHDVLTSRTTGAPVRLRATDLMASFWNAITLRDRTWHRRDLTAHLAAIRHVADGGAPPDGDRARGWGPATAPLAPDAPLSRLSIAATIDAQVAWLVRADPTYLLIYPSALDAVVRRLAATGQRLPSLAQVRTISEALAPATRAACAEVLGVPVVDTYSAQEVGYVALQCPDHAHYHVVAERLRVEILDDDGQPCPPGATGRVVVTDLHNFATPVIRYELGDYAEVGAPCPCGRGLPVLTRVVGRRRGLVSYPDGRRAWPVFTVACRAAARYRELQLVQDTVDALRLRIVPEAGPLTPAERAALVAALQRALAHPFAIAIEEVPELGRSPAGKLEEFVSHVPA; encoded by the coding sequence GTGCCGGCGCGCTCGAGCCTCCGCGGCGTCGCGTGGCCGGCCATCCCCGACCCGGCCGCGGCGCGGGTCCAGGCGCTGGCGTGGCAGCTCGACCAGAGCCAGTGGTGGTCGCCCGCGCGCCTGGCCGCGCACCAGGATCAGCAGCTCGCCGAGCTCCTGCGCCACGCCGCGACCTCGCCGCACTACCAGGCGACGTTCGCCGCCGCCGGCTGCGCGTTCACCGGCGCCGCGCCGACCGCCGACGCGTGGGCGCGGGTGCCGATCGCGTCCCGCGCCGAGCTGGTCGCGGCCGGCGACGCGCTCCTGAGCCGCGCCTACCCGGCCCAGCACGGCGCGGTCCACGACGTGCTCACCTCGCGCACCACCGGGGCGCCGGTGCGCCTGCGCGCCACCGACCTGATGGCCAGCTTCTGGAACGCGATCACCCTGCGCGATCGCACCTGGCACCGGCGCGATCTGACCGCGCACCTCGCGGCGATCCGCCACGTCGCCGACGGCGGCGCGCCCCCCGACGGCGATCGCGCGCGCGGCTGGGGCCCGGCCACCGCGCCGCTCGCGCCCGACGCGCCGCTGTCGCGCCTGTCGATCGCCGCGACGATCGACGCGCAGGTGGCGTGGCTGGTCCGCGCCGATCCCACCTACCTGCTGATCTACCCGAGCGCGCTCGACGCGGTGGTCCGGCGCCTGGCCGCGACCGGCCAGCGCCTGCCGTCGCTGGCGCAGGTGCGGACGATCAGCGAGGCGCTGGCGCCGGCCACCCGCGCCGCGTGCGCCGAGGTCCTCGGCGTGCCCGTGGTCGACACCTACTCGGCGCAGGAGGTCGGCTACGTCGCGCTGCAGTGCCCCGACCACGCCCACTACCACGTCGTCGCCGAGCGGCTGCGGGTCGAGATCCTCGACGACGACGGTCAGCCGTGCCCGCCCGGCGCGACCGGCCGCGTGGTCGTCACCGACCTCCACAACTTCGCGACCCCGGTCATCCGCTACGAGCTCGGCGACTACGCCGAGGTCGGCGCGCCGTGCCCGTGCGGGCGCGGCCTGCCGGTGCTGACGCGGGTGGTCGGGCGGCGCCGGGGCCTGGTGAGCTACCCCGACGGCCGGCGCGCCTGGCCGGTGTTCACGGTCGCGTGTCGAGCCGCCGCGCGCTACCGCGAGCTGCAGCTGGTCCAGGACACCGTCGACGCCCTGCGCCTGAGGATCGTCCCCGAGGCCGGCCCGCTGACCCCCGCCGAGCGCGCCGCGCTGGTCGCCGCGCTCCAGCGCGCGCTCGCGCACCCGTTCGCGATCGCGATCGAGGAGGTCCCCGAGCTCGGGCGCAGCCCGGCCGGCAAGCTCGAGGAGTTCGTGTCGCACGTGCCGGCCTGA
- a CDS encoding radical SAM protein, which translates to MRYVGKVYRPPSEADALIVQATIGCSWNHCTYCDMYRDKPRFAVRALDETLADLRGAGGAVGDQVDKVFVADGDALVLPMDHWRPLLATCRALFPRLRRVSCYATAGNVAGKTDAELAELRGLGLALVYIGPESGDDDTLRRIAKGATAAEHVTAAQRARAAGLEVSAIFLLGAGGVARSAEHAAASAALATAMDPHYLAALTLTIVPTTPLATLATRGRFELPTVDGLLRELRTFVAEARPTDALFRTNHASNYLPVGGRLPRDGAALAAAIDRALAGELPLRPEHARGL; encoded by the coding sequence GTGCGCTACGTCGGCAAGGTCTACCGCCCCCCGTCCGAGGCCGACGCCCTGATCGTCCAGGCCACGATCGGCTGCTCGTGGAACCACTGCACCTACTGCGACATGTACCGCGACAAGCCGCGGTTCGCGGTGCGCGCGCTCGACGAGACCCTGGCCGATCTGCGCGGCGCCGGGGGCGCCGTCGGCGATCAGGTCGACAAGGTCTTCGTCGCCGACGGCGACGCGCTGGTGCTGCCGATGGATCACTGGCGGCCGCTCCTCGCGACCTGCCGGGCGCTGTTCCCGCGCCTGCGCCGGGTCAGCTGCTACGCCACCGCCGGCAACGTCGCCGGCAAGACCGACGCCGAGCTGGCCGAGCTGCGCGGGCTCGGGCTGGCGCTGGTCTACATCGGCCCCGAGTCCGGCGACGACGACACGCTGCGCCGGATCGCCAAGGGCGCCACCGCGGCCGAGCACGTCACCGCGGCCCAGCGCGCCCGCGCCGCCGGGCTCGAGGTGTCGGCGATCTTCTTGCTCGGCGCCGGCGGGGTCGCGCGCTCGGCCGAGCACGCCGCGGCCTCGGCGGCGCTCGCGACCGCGATGGACCCGCACTACCTGGCCGCGCTGACCCTGACGATCGTGCCGACGACGCCGCTGGCCACGCTCGCGACCCGCGGTCGGTTCGAGCTGCCGACGGTCGACGGCCTCTTGCGCGAGCTGCGCACGTTCGTGGCCGAGGCCCGCCCGACCGACGCGCTGTTCCGCACCAACCACGCGTCGAACTACCTGCCGGTCGGCGGCCGCCTGCCGCGCGACGGCGCCGCCCTCGCCGCCGCGATCGATCGCGCGCTGGCCGGCGAGCTGCCGCTGCGCCCCGAGCACGCGCGTGGGTTGTGA
- a CDS encoding lytic transglycosylase domain-containing protein has protein sequence MARRRRRRSRRPSRRLAVVLAVVAALIVGTAAADIYSYTDGDGVVHFTNIKPRGGRWKKLIDATPERGSKASVERGGCARCDAVPARDRSPERFRRYDEHIYEAAALYRLPVPLVRAIIKVESDYDPNVVSAVGAKGLMQLMPAVEGDMRVASVFEARDNIMGGTRLLRILANKFDGDLVLTIAAYHAGAGAVSKYGNQVPPYTRTRQYVKMVLDRYYEYKAREAAPR, from the coding sequence ATGGCCCGCCGTCGTCGTCGTCGCTCCCGCCGCCCGTCGCGCCGCCTGGCCGTGGTGCTCGCGGTGGTCGCGGCGCTGATCGTCGGCACCGCCGCCGCCGACATCTACTCGTACACCGACGGCGACGGCGTCGTGCACTTCACCAACATCAAGCCGCGGGGCGGTCGCTGGAAGAAGCTCATCGACGCGACGCCCGAGCGTGGCTCGAAGGCGTCGGTCGAGCGCGGCGGCTGCGCGCGGTGCGACGCGGTGCCGGCCAGGGACCGCTCGCCCGAGCGGTTCCGTCGCTACGACGAGCACATCTACGAGGCGGCGGCGCTGTACCGCCTGCCGGTGCCGCTGGTGCGCGCGATCATCAAGGTCGAGAGCGACTACGATCCCAACGTCGTGTCGGCGGTCGGCGCCAAGGGCCTGATGCAGCTGATGCCGGCGGTCGAGGGCGACATGCGCGTCGCCAGCGTGTTCGAGGCCCGCGACAACATCATGGGCGGCACCCGGCTCCTGCGGATCCTCGCCAACAAGTTCGATGGCGATCTCGTGCTGACGATCGCGGCCTACCACGCCGGCGCTGGCGCCGTGAGCAAGTACGGCAACCAGGTGCCGCCGTACACCCGCACGCGCCAGTACGTGAAGATGGTGCTCGACCGCTACTACGAGTACAAGGCGCGCGAGGCCGCGCCGCGCTGA
- a CDS encoding methyltransferase domain-containing protein: MRDEPPRGDDHWPRHARQWAQVGAPLRPGPDDVALVEREVAAWRGATARAPRALVLGVTPELVTAAWPAGTTLVALERSASVIGSIYPAATAPAGAAAAQADWRALPVGGGAIDLVVGDGALSTLAFPADYRVLVAEVARALAPGGRLVVRLFTAPEPCERLAEVAAALAGGAIGSFHALKWRVAMAIQPAHRNVAVAEIGRAVEALVPDRAALAARTGWPRAVIDGIDAYRGSTLTYSFPTLAEVRAVVGERLELLGAHAPGYELGDRCPTVAWGAR, from the coding sequence ATGCGCGATGAACCGCCTCGCGGAGACGATCACTGGCCGCGCCACGCCCGGCAGTGGGCGCAGGTCGGCGCGCCGCTCCGGCCGGGGCCGGACGACGTGGCGCTGGTCGAGCGCGAGGTCGCGGCGTGGCGTGGCGCGACCGCGCGCGCGCCGCGGGCGCTGGTCCTCGGCGTGACGCCCGAGCTGGTGACCGCGGCGTGGCCCGCGGGCACGACGCTGGTCGCCCTCGAGCGATCGGCGTCGGTGATCGGGTCGATCTATCCGGCGGCCACGGCGCCCGCGGGCGCGGCCGCGGCCCAGGCCGACTGGCGGGCCCTGCCGGTCGGCGGCGGCGCGATCGATCTGGTGGTCGGCGACGGCGCGCTGTCGACCCTGGCGTTCCCGGCGGACTACCGCGTGCTGGTGGCGGAGGTAGCGCGGGCGCTGGCCCCGGGCGGGCGGCTGGTCGTGCGCCTGTTCACGGCGCCCGAGCCCTGCGAGCGGTTGGCGGAGGTCGCGGCGGCGCTGGCGGGCGGCGCCATCGGCAGCTTCCACGCGCTCAAGTGGCGCGTGGCGATGGCGATCCAGCCGGCGCACCGCAACGTCGCCGTGGCCGAGATCGGCCGCGCGGTCGAGGCGCTGGTGCCCGATCGCGCGGCGCTGGCGGCGCGCACCGGCTGGCCCCGGGCGGTGATCGACGGCATCGACGCCTACCGGGGCTCGACCTTGACCTACTCGTTCCCGACCCTGGCGGAGGTGCGCGCGGTCGTGGGCGAGCGGCTCGAGCTCCTCGGCGCCCACGCCCCTGGCTACGAGCTGGGCGACCGGTGCCCGACCGTGGCCTGGGGCGCGCGGTAG